One bacterium genomic window carries:
- a CDS encoding pyridoxal-phosphate dependent enzyme — MVTIAEIRAAAERIAPHVHRTPVLTCTTLDTLAGARLFFKCENLQKVGAFKMRGASNAVFSLTDAEAAAGVATHSSGNHAQALALAARKRGVPAYIVMPRTAPEVKRAAVAGYGAEIIPCEPTLAAREATLEEVVARTGATFIPPYNDERIIAGQGTAALELLTDQPDLDVVMAPVGGGGLLAGTCVATRAMAPHAVVIAAEPAGADDAARSLAAGRIVPNASTDTVADGLLTNLGPLAFPIIRDHVLAIRTVTDAAIIAAMRLMWERMKIVVEPSSAVCLAAVLANPGDVNGRRVGIIVSGGNVDLARLPW, encoded by the coding sequence ATGGTCACCATCGCGGAGATCCGCGCCGCCGCCGAGCGCATCGCCCCCCACGTGCACCGCACCCCGGTGCTCACCTGCACGACGCTGGACACCCTCGCCGGAGCCCGCCTCTTCTTCAAGTGCGAGAACCTGCAGAAGGTCGGCGCCTTCAAGATGCGCGGCGCGAGCAACGCCGTCTTCAGCCTCACCGACGCGGAGGCCGCCGCGGGGGTGGCCACCCATTCGTCCGGCAACCACGCCCAGGCCCTGGCCCTGGCCGCGCGCAAGCGGGGCGTGCCGGCCTACATCGTCATGCCGCGCACGGCGCCCGAGGTGAAGCGGGCCGCGGTGGCGGGCTACGGCGCCGAGATCATCCCGTGCGAGCCGACCCTCGCCGCCCGCGAGGCGACCCTCGAAGAGGTGGTCGCGCGCACGGGGGCGACGTTCATCCCGCCCTACAACGACGAACGCATCATCGCGGGCCAGGGCACCGCCGCCCTCGAACTGCTCACCGACCAGCCGGATCTCGATGTGGTCATGGCGCCGGTGGGCGGCGGTGGCCTGCTCGCGGGCACGTGCGTGGCCACGCGCGCGATGGCGCCGCACGCGGTGGTCATCGCGGCCGAGCCGGCGGGCGCGGACGACGCGGCGCGCTCCCTGGCCGCCGGCCGGATCGTGCCCAACGCGTCGACCGACACCGTCGCCGACGGCCTGTTGACGAACCTCGGGCCCCTCGCCTTCCCCATCATCCGCGACCACGTCCTGGCCATCCGGACGGTGACCGATGCGGCCATCATCGCCGCCATGCGCCTGATGTGGGAGCGCATGAAGATCGTCGTCGAGCCGTCGTCGGCGGTGTGCCTGGCGGCGGTGCTCGCCAATCCGGGCGACGTGAACGGTCGCCGGGTGGGGATCATCGTCTCGGGCGGCAACGTGGATCTCGCGCGGTTGCCCTGGTGA
- a CDS encoding acyl-CoA thioesterase, whose protein sequence is MTHEYRIRVRNFHCDTYGHVNNARYLEFLEEARWDFTEHTRGLDALPDRGLGLVVAAVNIEFRRPLLREETAVIRSRMASYEGRRAVMRQEVTRASDGKTAAVADITFAIIEMASGRAIELDEGIRALFVSGRTAEPGA, encoded by the coding sequence ATGACCCACGAGTACCGCATCCGCGTGCGCAACTTCCACTGCGACACCTACGGCCACGTCAACAACGCGCGCTACCTGGAATTCCTCGAAGAGGCCCGCTGGGACTTCACCGAGCACACGCGCGGCCTGGACGCCCTGCCCGACCGCGGGCTCGGGCTGGTCGTCGCGGCGGTGAACATCGAGTTCAGGCGCCCGCTGCTGCGGGAGGAGACGGCGGTGATCCGCTCGCGCATGGCGAGCTACGAGGGGCGCCGGGCGGTGATGCGGCAGGAGGTCACGCGGGCTTCCGACGGGAAGACGGCGGCCGTGGCCGACATCACCTTCGCCATCATCGAGATGGCCAGCGGCCGGGCCATCGAGCTCGACGAGGGGATCCGCGCCCTGTTCGTCTCCGGCCGCACCGCGGAGCCGGGCGCGTGA
- a CDS encoding Nramp family divalent metal transporter yields the protein MQALGPGILFAGASIGVSHLVQSTRAGADYGFGLLWAVLLVLLCKYPFFEHAHRYTAATGESLLQGYARQGRWALAAFMVVVVGSAFITTAAVTVVTAGLMGALLGLDVPLWVISLGLLALILGLLAFGHYGLLDRGMKVMVLVLGVLTLAGVALALAHGPVGDPAHTAPPLWNIAGLTFLLALMGWMPAPLDIGAWSSLWVLERDREADAACGMDGCLFDFNLGYAAATILAVAFLAFGALVMFGTGREFAASGIAFSRQLVEMYTTALGGWSRWLISIVAFITMFSTTITVVDGYARTLDRGLALLWRPASRPRTTPWALLLSVLALVIIAFFMRTMKALVDVVTVLAFLTAPLVAVLNFRVVRLPNVPPEHRPGRLLTWLGIVGLVFLAGFGLVWMWVRWGH from the coding sequence CTGCAGGCCCTCGGGCCCGGGATCCTCTTCGCCGGCGCCAGCATCGGCGTCTCGCACCTGGTGCAGAGCACGCGGGCGGGCGCCGACTACGGCTTCGGGCTGCTGTGGGCCGTGCTGCTGGTGCTCCTGTGCAAGTACCCTTTCTTCGAGCATGCCCATCGCTACACCGCGGCCACGGGGGAGAGCCTGCTGCAGGGCTACGCGCGGCAGGGGCGCTGGGCCCTGGCGGCGTTCATGGTCGTGGTGGTGGGCAGCGCCTTCATCACCACCGCCGCGGTGACGGTCGTCACGGCGGGCCTCATGGGAGCCCTGCTCGGGCTGGACGTGCCCCTGTGGGTGATCAGCCTCGGCCTGCTGGCGCTCATCCTGGGCCTGCTGGCCTTCGGCCACTACGGCCTGCTCGACCGGGGCATGAAGGTCATGGTGCTGGTGCTCGGCGTGTTGACCCTGGCGGGCGTCGCCCTCGCGCTGGCCCACGGCCCGGTGGGCGATCCGGCCCACACGGCCCCACCCCTGTGGAACATCGCCGGCCTGACCTTCCTGCTCGCGCTGATGGGCTGGATGCCGGCGCCCCTGGACATCGGAGCCTGGTCGTCGCTGTGGGTGCTCGAGCGCGACCGCGAGGCCGACGCCGCCTGCGGCATGGACGGCTGCCTGTTCGACTTCAACCTGGGCTACGCCGCGGCGACCATCCTGGCCGTGGCCTTCCTCGCCTTCGGGGCCCTGGTCATGTTCGGCACGGGGCGGGAGTTCGCGGCGTCGGGCATCGCGTTCTCGCGGCAGCTCGTGGAGATGTACACCACCGCCCTGGGCGGCTGGAGCCGCTGGCTGATCTCGATCGTGGCCTTCATCACCATGTTCTCGACCACGATCACCGTGGTCGACGGCTATGCGCGCACCCTCGACCGGGGCCTGGCCCTGCTGTGGCGTCCGGCCAGCCGGCCGCGCACCACGCCCTGGGCCCTGCTGCTGTCGGTGCTCGCCCTCGTGATCATCGCCTTCTTCATGCGCACCATGAAGGCGCTGGTCGACGTGGTGACGGTGCTGGCTTTCCTCACGGCGCCGCTGGTGGCGGTGCTGAACTTCCGTGTCGTGCGCCTGCCCAACGTCCCGCCCGAGCACCGGCCGGGCCGCCTGCTCACGTGGCTCGGCATCG